The following coding sequences lie in one Methylotuvimicrobium alcaliphilum 20Z genomic window:
- the mazG gene encoding nucleoside triphosphate pyrophosphohydrolase — translation MSLSNTEKLLGIMAQLRSPDGGCAWDIEQDFYSLIPYTIEEAYEVADAIERGDLDDLRLELGDLLLQVVFHSRIAEERGLFDFEQVAGSIAEKLVRRHPHVFGDAVYQSDEERKQAWEQAKLEERQSKRSAELPDSVLDGVPGNLPALVQCEKIQNRAASHGFDWPEVLPVFDKVTEELEEVRDAWESGDQAHIQEEIGDLLLVAVNLARHLKVNPEIALRESTKKFSARFQYIEKHVQESGRDLRDCKLAELDALWNQAKQALKKK, via the coding sequence TTGAGTTTAAGCAATACCGAAAAATTGCTCGGTATCATGGCGCAGCTACGCTCGCCGGACGGCGGTTGCGCCTGGGATATCGAGCAGGATTTCTACAGCTTGATCCCGTACACGATCGAGGAAGCTTATGAGGTTGCCGATGCGATCGAGCGCGGCGATTTGGACGACTTGCGCTTGGAACTCGGCGATTTGTTATTGCAGGTCGTCTTCCACTCGCGCATCGCCGAGGAGCGAGGTCTGTTCGACTTCGAACAAGTAGCGGGCAGCATCGCCGAAAAGCTGGTCAGACGGCATCCGCATGTCTTCGGCGATGCTGTCTATCAGAGCGACGAAGAGCGTAAACAGGCCTGGGAGCAAGCTAAGCTAGAGGAGCGTCAATCGAAACGCTCCGCTGAATTACCGGACAGTGTGCTCGATGGCGTTCCGGGAAATCTGCCGGCATTGGTGCAATGCGAAAAAATCCAGAACCGCGCCGCGAGTCATGGTTTCGATTGGCCCGAAGTCTTGCCGGTGTTCGATAAAGTTACCGAAGAATTAGAGGAAGTCAGGGATGCGTGGGAGTCGGGCGATCAAGCCCATATTCAGGAAGAAATCGGCGATCTGCTCTTGGTCGCGGTCAATCTGGCCAGGCATCTGAAAGTCAATCCCGAAATCGCGCTCCGCGAAAGCACGAAAAAATTTTCGGCGCGGTTTCAATATATCGAAAAACACGTTCAAGAATCCGGGCGCGATTTGAGAGACTGCAAACTGGCCGAACTCGATGCCTTATGGAACCAAGCGAAACAGGCGTTGAAAAAGAAGTAG
- the modA gene encoding molybdate ABC transporter substrate-binding protein — protein MLSKLFTLFALFFIHCSSQAGEVNVAVAANFTGPMQHIAPAFEKVTGHKTIIAYGTVGKFYAQIHNGAPFDVLISADRETPARLEHDGLALADSRFTYAIGKLVLWSARSGFVDDRGEVLKHGDFRHLAIANPKVAVYGAAAIETLSKLGLKKHLQARFVLGENITQAYQFVATGNAELGFVDWSHIYEEGREAQGSYWPVPEDLYPHIRQDAVLLIRGKDNDAAKDLLTYLGSDAAKSIIRRYGYDN, from the coding sequence ATGCTTAGCAAGCTTTTCACGCTGTTTGCTCTCTTTTTTATTCACTGTTCAAGTCAGGCCGGCGAAGTCAATGTCGCCGTTGCGGCCAATTTCACCGGACCGATGCAACACATTGCGCCGGCTTTCGAAAAGGTTACCGGTCATAAAACCATCATCGCCTACGGCACGGTCGGTAAGTTTTATGCGCAAATCCACAACGGCGCACCGTTCGACGTGCTGATTTCGGCGGACCGGGAAACGCCGGCTCGGCTCGAACATGACGGGCTGGCGCTTGCCGACAGTCGCTTTACTTATGCGATAGGCAAACTGGTTCTGTGGAGCGCCCGCTCCGGCTTTGTCGATGATCGAGGCGAGGTGCTAAAGCATGGCGATTTCAGACATTTGGCCATCGCCAATCCCAAAGTCGCGGTATACGGTGCGGCCGCGATCGAAACGCTCAGCAAACTGGGACTGAAGAAACATCTACAAGCCCGTTTCGTATTGGGCGAAAACATCACTCAAGCCTATCAATTCGTCGCCACCGGAAACGCCGAGCTCGGTTTTGTCGACTGGTCGCATATCTATGAAGAAGGCCGCGAAGCCCAAGGCTCATATTGGCCGGTTCCCGAGGATCTCTACCCGCATATCCGGCAAGACGCCGTTTTACTCATACGCGGCAAGGACAACGATGCGGCGAAAGATTTATTGACCTATCTAGGCAGCGATGCCGCTAAATCCATCATCCGCCGCTACGGCTACGACAACTAA
- the modB gene encoding molybdate ABC transporter permease subunit — protein MLLSDSDIQAIVLTLRLAFAVTAILLVVGTPIAWWLARTPSRWKGPIGAVVALPLVLPPSVLGFYLLLAMGPNGPVGRLTSALGIDPLPFTFEGLVLASVFYSLPFMVQPLQNAFEAIGDRPLEAAATLRASPLNAFFTVALPLALPGFLTAGVLTFAHTVGEFGVVLMIGGNIPGITRVASVQIYDHVEALEYGEAHSLAAVMLIFSFLVLLTVYAWRPGAEKA, from the coding sequence ATGCTGTTGAGCGATAGCGACATTCAAGCCATTGTTTTGACGCTGAGATTGGCCTTCGCCGTAACTGCCATCTTGCTGGTCGTAGGCACTCCAATCGCTTGGTGGCTGGCACGCACGCCGTCGCGCTGGAAAGGCCCGATCGGCGCCGTCGTGGCTCTGCCGTTGGTTTTGCCGCCTTCGGTGTTGGGCTTTTATTTGTTGCTGGCGATGGGACCGAACGGCCCGGTCGGCCGGTTGACAAGCGCGCTGGGCATCGATCCGTTACCATTCACGTTTGAAGGTCTGGTGCTGGCATCGGTATTCTATTCGCTGCCGTTCATGGTGCAACCGCTGCAAAACGCCTTCGAAGCCATCGGCGACAGGCCCTTGGAAGCGGCCGCGACATTACGCGCCTCGCCGTTGAACGCGTTTTTTACCGTCGCGCTGCCGTTGGCCTTGCCCGGTTTCCTGACCGCCGGCGTGCTGACGTTCGCGCACACGGTCGGCGAATTCGGCGTCGTATTGATGATCGGCGGTAACATTCCAGGTATCACCCGCGTCGCGTCGGTGCAGATTTACGATCACGTCGAAGCGTTGGAATACGGCGAGGCGCACAGTTTGGCCGCAGTCATGCTGATTTTTTCTTTCCTGGTGCTGCTGACTGTCTACGCCTGGCGACCCGGCGCGGAAAAGGCTTGA
- a CDS encoding IS3 family transposase (programmed frameshift), which yields MTDTTVQAIPHAAANAEDTQDARRAAEVSSAFAAEPSRITSEVLEKAARRTFTAEYKERILTQADACSEPGCIGKLLRTEGLYSSHLSKWRSEREQAIRAGLSKPRGRKPSDKNPLAAENARLQAEIQRLQACLTQAEAIIDVQKKPFATAGLVRDSSPHRESIMKATLELSREVGVKAACEALNFNRASFYRAQQDRSSWPVERPRPPLALSTDEELHVLAHLHSERFMDCSPYQVYAALLDEGVYLCSISTLYRILVRHQEVRERRNQLRRPNYTKPELLATAPNQVWSWDITKLKGPAKWTYFYLYVIIDIFSRCVVGWMVAHRESTELAKRLIGESCTRQTIREGQLTIHADRGSSMTSKGVEQLLADLGVTKTHSRPHVSNDNPYSEAQFKTLKYRPGFPAQFGAIEDARSFCGTFFDWYNHDHYHSGIALLTPASVHSGQAVEIVTQRTQVLHAAFERNPERFKNRQPHAQAVPEAAWINPPPSRTANEALDQEN from the exons ATGACTGACACAACCGTACAAGCTATTCCTCATGCCGCGGCGAACGCGGAGGACACGCAAGACGCCCGTAGGGCGGCTGAAGTGTCCTCCGCGTTCGCCGCGGAACCTTCCCGCATCACCAGCGAAGTGCTTGAAAAGGCCGCCCGCCGGACGTTTACCGCCGAATACAAAGAGCGCATCTTGACCCAGGCTGATGCGTGTAGCGAACCGGGCTGCATCGGCAAGTTGCTGCGCACAGAGGGATTATATTCCTCACATCTCAGCAAATGGCGCAGCGAACGTGAGCAGGCCATCCGCGCCGGTCTATCCAAGCCGCGTGGCCGCAAACCTTCGGACAAGAATCCGTTAGCCGCTGAAAATGCTCGTCTGCAAGCCGAAATTCAGCGTTTGCAGGCATGCCTAACACAGGCGGAGGCTATCATCGATGTCCAAAAAAAAC CTTTCGCAACTGCTGGGCTTGTGCGAGATTCCAGCCCACACCGGGAGAGCATCATGAAGGCCACGCTTGAACTCAGCCGTGAGGTTGGCGTTAAGGCCGCCTGCGAGGCGCTCAACTTCAACCGTGCCTCGTTTTATCGCGCACAACAAGATCGCTCTTCGTGGCCGGTCGAACGTCCGCGCCCGCCGCTGGCACTGAGTACGGACGAAGAGCTACACGTCCTGGCGCATCTGCACAGCGAGCGTTTCATGGATTGCTCGCCTTATCAGGTCTATGCGGCGCTGCTCGACGAGGGCGTTTACCTGTGCTCCATCAGCACCCTCTATCGCATCCTGGTGCGCCACCAGGAAGTGCGCGAGCGCCGCAACCAGCTTCGTCGTCCCAACTACACCAAGCCCGAGTTACTCGCCACTGCGCCCAACCAAGTATGGTCATGGGATATCACCAAACTCAAAGGCCCGGCCAAATGGACGTATTTCTACCTCTACGTCATTATCGACATTTTCAGCCGCTGCGTGGTCGGCTGGATGGTAGCGCACCGCGAATCCACCGAGCTGGCTAAGCGACTGATTGGCGAAAGCTGTACTCGGCAAACTATCCGTGAAGGCCAATTGACTATTCACGCCGACCGCGGCAGCAGTATGACCTCCAAAGGCGTCGAGCAACTGCTGGCTGACCTGGGCGTGACCAAAACCCATTCACGGCCCCATGTCTCCAACGACAACCCGTATTCCGAGGCGCAGTTCAAGACCTTGAAATACCGACCGGGCTTTCCGGCTCAATTCGGCGCTATCGAAGATGCCAGAAGCTTTTGCGGAACGTTCTTCGACTGGTACAACCATGACCACTATCACTCCGGCATTGCACTGTTAACCCCGGCCAGCGTTCACAGCGGCCAAGCCGTCGAGATAGTTACGCAGCGCACGCAAGTCCTGCATGCCGCATTC
- a CDS encoding nitrogen fixation protein NifZ, whose translation MKITKLDIGDVVYAANDITDDGSMPDHSEGELLALAGARGIIVMKGLIEEAPQRQVFLVRFEDATLTLGGGFVFRRKINPNRLSRTNQKTILLARNEHEITSSNVGKGFGGSIDRCRRQGRFLLLGNC comes from the coding sequence GTGAAAATAACAAAACTTGACATCGGCGATGTCGTTTATGCCGCAAACGATATCACCGACGACGGATCGATGCCCGATCACAGCGAAGGCGAACTCTTGGCCTTGGCCGGCGCACGCGGAATCATAGTCATGAAAGGCCTCATCGAAGAGGCGCCGCAACGGCAAGTATTTCTAGTCCGTTTCGAAGACGCAACCCTGACGTTGGGAGGAGGATTTGTCTTCCGAAGGAAAATAAACCCAAACCGGCTCAGCCGGACCAACCAAAAAACAATTCTTTTGGCAAGGAACGAGCATGAAATAACTTCTTCAAATGTCGGAAAGGGGTTCGGTGGCTCGATTGACAGGTGTCGGCGGCAGGGCAGATTTTTGCTCCTCGGCAATTGCTGA
- a CDS encoding alginate export family protein: MTILIRLIKSGLKPLQRSIGAIGFLSVSAVPAAAEDFYVKTRGYRVEPAPEPPAYVYNLSNTPLATYSDIDWLDVGLDFRTRYEYRENDYRPWTDKSSGAPVKKFRPDPDNLWLLRSRAYVGIHDILDPFRFAVEFEDARSYNGLYETSVADVNEFELIQGYGELYFKNALGDDRPLSIRVGRMHLELLDKRLIGNNQFRNTTNSFEGIRLFFGKKQNNWDLETFAFHPVERFKNRFDRADGDTIIYGGVFSWRQWSKIITIQPYFFGRKVDGDIHHPIEHKRRPNMDIYAPGLRVYGLFGDSGFDFDADINKQFGRFGMRPRNSATQTLQQHDALAYSLELGYTFAHDWKPRTSIYYGFGTGDKSPDDNINQRMDIFYGFNQPVSRNDYFAWDNMHAPKLRLELTPHRDVRIDTGYHAYWLESETDAWNRANLRDSTGDSGSFLGHEFDIRIRHHLNPYVDWSLSYARFTPGDFTKSQAKAGTGPYTTEPTNFFYFEVALNAFGDGKP; this comes from the coding sequence ATGACTATTTTAATTAGGCTAATTAAAAGCGGATTGAAGCCGCTTCAACGGTCGATCGGTGCGATCGGGTTCTTGTCGGTTTCGGCGGTTCCTGCGGCGGCTGAGGACTTCTACGTCAAGACGCGGGGCTATCGCGTCGAGCCGGCTCCCGAGCCGCCGGCTTATGTCTATAACCTGAGTAATACGCCGCTCGCAACATACAGCGATATCGACTGGTTGGATGTCGGATTGGATTTTCGTACCCGTTACGAATACCGCGAAAACGATTATCGTCCATGGACGGATAAGTCTTCCGGTGCGCCGGTAAAGAAATTCCGGCCCGATCCCGATAATCTATGGCTGCTGAGATCGCGGGCCTATGTCGGCATTCACGATATTCTCGATCCGTTTCGCTTTGCGGTCGAGTTCGAGGACGCGCGCAGTTACAACGGTCTTTATGAAACATCGGTCGCTGATGTCAACGAATTCGAGCTGATTCAAGGCTACGGCGAGCTATATTTCAAAAACGCCTTAGGTGACGACCGGCCGTTGAGTATTCGCGTGGGCAGGATGCATCTGGAATTGTTGGACAAGCGTTTAATAGGCAATAATCAGTTTCGTAATACCACCAATAGCTTCGAAGGCATTCGGCTGTTTTTCGGTAAAAAACAGAATAATTGGGATTTGGAAACATTTGCGTTTCATCCGGTCGAGCGCTTCAAAAACCGCTTCGATCGAGCCGACGGGGATACTATAATTTATGGCGGCGTATTCAGTTGGCGGCAGTGGTCGAAAATCATCACGATACAGCCTTACTTCTTCGGGCGCAAAGTCGACGGCGATATCCATCACCCTATCGAACACAAGCGCAGGCCCAACATGGACATTTATGCGCCGGGCCTAAGGGTTTACGGTTTATTCGGAGATAGCGGTTTCGATTTCGATGCCGACATCAATAAGCAATTCGGCCGTTTCGGCATGAGGCCGAGAAATAGCGCGACTCAAACCCTGCAACAACACGATGCGCTCGCGTATTCGCTGGAGCTGGGCTATACCTTCGCGCATGATTGGAAGCCCAGGACCAGTATCTATTACGGCTTCGGTACCGGCGACAAGAGTCCGGACGATAATATCAACCAACGGATGGATATTTTTTACGGATTCAATCAACCGGTTTCTCGCAATGATTATTTTGCTTGGGACAACATGCATGCGCCGAAGCTTCGCCTGGAATTGACGCCGCACCGGGATGTGCGCATCGATACCGGCTACCACGCCTATTGGTTGGAAAGCGAAACCGACGCCTGGAACCGGGCGAACCTGCGCGATTCGACCGGCGATAGCGGCAGTTTTTTAGGGCATGAATTCGACATCCGCATTCGGCATCATCTCAATCCCTATGTCGATTGGAGTTTGAGTTATGCCCGCTTCACGCCGGGCGATTTCACCAAATCCCAAGCCAAGGCCGGCACCGGCCCTTATACGACCGAGCCCACCAATTTCTTTTACTTCGAGGTGGCGCTTAACGCATTTGGCGACGGCAAGCCGTAA
- the modC gene encoding molybdenum ABC transporter ATP-binding protein produces MTKDQIEARFLLNWPGFSLDIDLTLPGRGVTALFGQSGSGKTTLLRCMAGLERADEGFLSFKGEIWQNGKTWLPAHRRPIGYVFQEASLFEHMTVRNNLHYGRKRIPAARQTDLDPIIELFGIGHLLGRKPDRLSGGERQRVGIARALAVNPRMLLMDEPLSALDSARKQEILPYLEKLRDRLDIPIVYVSHSPEEVARLADYLVAMNNGKVMAHGPLKETLARIDLPIRLGEEAGVVLDAVVAERDSSWHLAKLDFSGGSLWTRDKGIALGRRVRVRVLARDISLARDNREHSSIQNVLPGEVEAIADDEHPGLALVSVKVGPSVLVARLTKRAAHMLEIAPGQAIWLQIKSVALME; encoded by the coding sequence ATGACGAAAGACCAAATCGAAGCCCGCTTTTTATTGAATTGGCCGGGCTTTTCGCTCGATATCGACCTGACTTTGCCGGGACGCGGCGTCACAGCGTTGTTCGGACAGTCCGGTTCCGGCAAGACCACGCTGCTGCGCTGCATGGCGGGACTGGAACGCGCCGATGAAGGATTCTTGTCGTTCAAAGGCGAAATCTGGCAAAACGGCAAGACCTGGTTACCGGCGCACCGACGGCCGATCGGGTATGTCTTTCAGGAAGCGAGTTTATTTGAGCACATGACCGTGCGGAATAATTTGCATTACGGCCGAAAAAGAATTCCCGCTGCCCGGCAAACCGATCTCGATCCGATCATCGAGTTGTTCGGCATCGGCCATTTATTGGGCCGCAAACCGGACCGCCTGTCCGGGGGCGAACGTCAGCGCGTCGGCATTGCCCGCGCGCTCGCGGTCAATCCGCGCATGCTGCTGATGGACGAACCGCTCAGCGCCCTGGACTCGGCTCGAAAGCAAGAGATTTTGCCTTATTTGGAAAAGCTCCGCGATCGACTCGATATTCCTATCGTTTATGTCAGCCATTCGCCCGAGGAAGTCGCCCGGCTGGCCGATTATCTGGTTGCGATGAATAACGGCAAGGTCATGGCTCATGGACCGCTCAAAGAAACACTGGCGCGAATTGATTTGCCGATACGCCTCGGCGAAGAGGCCGGCGTCGTGCTCGACGCGGTCGTCGCGGAACGTGACTCAAGCTGGCATTTGGCAAAATTGGATTTTTCCGGAGGTAGTCTATGGACGCGGGACAAAGGCATTGCACTCGGCCGCCGCGTTCGCGTCAGAGTGCTGGCAAGAGATATCAGTCTAGCCCGCGACAATCGAGAACATTCCAGTATTCAGAACGTACTGCCCGGCGAGGTGGAAGCCATCGCGGACGACGAACATCCGGGATTGGCCTTGGTCAGCGTCAAAGTCGGCCCAAGCGTTTTGGTTGCACGACTGACCAAGCGTGCCGCGCACATGCTCGAAATAGCACCCGGACAAGCGATCTGGCTTCAGATTAAATCGGTGGCGTTGATGGAATAA
- a CDS encoding winged helix-turn-helix domain-containing protein yields MKTSTNKPNLVRPRIYIGDTIALGPGKIDLLRLIDQTRSIAAAARALKMPYKRAWLLIDSLNQGFGRPVVSTASGGKGGGGAVLTTLGQDLLDRYTALEERINSASHREIEALCALAYLQEASVFDEESPSS; encoded by the coding sequence ATGAAGACATCGACGAACAAACCGAACCTGGTGCGCCCGCGCATCTATATCGGTGACACCATTGCGCTGGGTCCCGGCAAGATCGATTTGCTGCGCTTGATCGATCAAACCCGTTCGATCGCCGCCGCAGCCAGAGCGCTCAAAATGCCCTACAAACGCGCCTGGCTGCTGATAGACAGCCTGAACCAAGGCTTCGGGCGACCGGTCGTCAGCACGGCGAGCGGCGGCAAAGGGGGCGGCGGGGCCGTCCTAACGACTTTGGGGCAGGATTTATTGGATCGCTACACCGCGCTGGAGGAACGCATCAACAGCGCATCCCACCGGGAAATCGAAGCGTTATGCGCCTTGGCATATCTACAGGAAGCTTCGGTTTTCGATGAAGAATCGCCCTCTTCGTAA
- the modA gene encoding molybdate ABC transporter substrate-binding protein, whose protein sequence is MNAIKFLLLTGLLLTASAACAEKILIAAAADLKFALDEIAAEFRQDHPDDTIEIVYGSSGKFFTQIQQDAPYDLYFSADIGFPKQLAQDDFAASEVKPYAVGRIVLWSATLDASMLTLENLTDSSIKRIAIANPKHAPYGKRAEEALRSTGIWAAVEPKLVYGENIAHTAQFVQTGNAQTGIIALSLALNPELSKQGGHYLIPDTLHEPLEQGYIITRRAANNVLAKNFAEFIASPQARNVMTRYGFILPDQIGNP, encoded by the coding sequence ATGAACGCCATTAAATTTCTGTTATTGACCGGCCTATTGCTGACCGCTTCGGCAGCCTGTGCCGAAAAGATTCTCATAGCGGCCGCGGCCGACCTCAAGTTCGCGCTGGATGAAATTGCCGCCGAATTCCGCCAAGACCACCCCGATGACACGATCGAAATTGTCTACGGCTCGTCGGGCAAGTTTTTCACGCAGATTCAGCAGGACGCGCCCTACGATCTGTATTTTTCGGCCGACATCGGTTTTCCGAAACAATTGGCGCAAGACGATTTCGCGGCAAGCGAAGTCAAGCCTTATGCCGTCGGCCGTATCGTCTTATGGAGCGCTACGCTCGATGCCTCTATGCTGACACTGGAAAACCTGACCGATTCCTCGATCAAACGGATTGCCATCGCCAATCCGAAACACGCCCCTTACGGTAAACGGGCCGAGGAAGCGCTCCGCTCGACGGGAATTTGGGCGGCCGTGGAACCGAAACTGGTGTACGGCGAAAATATCGCGCATACCGCGCAATTCGTACAAACCGGCAACGCCCAGACCGGCATTATCGCGCTGTCGTTGGCCTTGAATCCCGAGCTATCCAAGCAAGGCGGCCATTATTTGATCCCGGACACGTTGCACGAACCGCTCGAACAAGGCTACATCATCACCCGGCGTGCTGCGAACAATGTCTTGGCCAAAAATTTTGCCGAGTTCATTGCATCGCCGCAGGCCCGTAACGTGATGACCCGCTATGGCTTTATCCTGCCGGATCAAATCGGTAACCCTTAG
- a CDS encoding TOBE domain-containing protein → MKETEKPSSAIAKEKPFERLVEGELRIAGGFTWKLCNLLSAIESTGSLSRAAKKVGLSYKGAWEILERANNLSPRLLVTTAIGGKHGGGSVLTDAGKSLLKLLARLRKEHDRFLDRINRELEADTEFNYLIRRTLMKASARNQFFGTVSEIHEGGINVEIVIALKGGDTLVAAITQESMKNLGVAEGVEVVALIKAPQVLIVTDLGPYRLSARNQLSGTVSRLQKGAVNTEVVVGLPGGNSVYATVTNDSIEELGLAEGNGVVAAFKANAVFLAVAS, encoded by the coding sequence ATGAAAGAAACAGAAAAACCATCCTCCGCTATCGCGAAAGAAAAGCCGTTCGAACGGCTTGTCGAGGGCGAGTTACGCATTGCCGGAGGATTTACTTGGAAGTTGTGTAATTTACTGAGCGCTATCGAATCGACCGGTTCGCTCAGTCGCGCCGCGAAAAAGGTCGGGTTGAGTTACAAGGGGGCGTGGGAAATCTTGGAGCGCGCCAACAATCTTTCGCCGCGACTATTGGTGACGACCGCAATCGGCGGCAAACACGGCGGCGGCAGTGTTTTGACCGACGCCGGAAAAAGCCTGTTGAAACTGTTGGCCAGGCTGCGTAAGGAGCACGATCGATTTCTGGATCGCATCAACCGCGAATTGGAAGCCGATACAGAATTCAATTACTTAATCAGGAGAACGTTGATGAAAGCCAGTGCACGTAATCAATTTTTCGGAACCGTCAGCGAGATTCACGAAGGCGGTATCAATGTCGAAATCGTCATTGCATTGAAGGGCGGGGACACGTTAGTTGCCGCGATAACCCAGGAGTCGATGAAAAACCTGGGTGTAGCGGAAGGCGTCGAGGTCGTGGCGCTGATCAAGGCGCCGCAGGTGCTGATCGTGACCGATTTGGGGCCGTACCGGCTGAGCGCGCGTAACCAATTGTCGGGAACGGTGTCGAGGTTGCAAAAAGGTGCGGTGAATACCGAAGTCGTCGTTGGGCTCCCCGGTGGTAATTCGGTCTATGCGACGGTGACCAACGACAGCATCGAGGAGCTGGGGCTTGCCGAAGGAAACGGCGTCGTTGCGGCCTTTAAAGCCAATGCGGTGTTTTTGGCGGTTGCTTCTTGA
- the nifU gene encoding Fe-S cluster assembly protein NifU, producing MITLTESAVKAVGRFISSSDKPTGGLRIEVTDGGCSGLSYGLRLEAKESQDDTVIDCGEVKVFVDPLSLPKLDGMSIDFVDSLDGSGFKFTNPNAVKSCVCGSSFTTGDALRLTLKVNEESEVIEDAGFQTFGCGSAIASSSVLTEIIKGMTLDDALKVSNQDIANELDGLPPEKMHCSVMGREALQAAVANYRGEEWEDDHEEGALICKCFAIDAVMIEEMVWANKLRTVEDVTNFTKAGGGCAACHEDIEGILERVLKERGETFDPDAAPIEAVVMEKKPLTNLQRIKKIEEVLESLRPQLMADGGDVELVEVVDNTAYINMTGACSGCQMAAMTIAGIQQRLMEVLGEFIRVIPASQMPKVAVAAGG from the coding sequence ATGATTACGTTAACCGAAAGCGCCGTCAAAGCGGTGGGCCGATTTATCAGCAGTTCCGACAAGCCGACCGGCGGACTGCGCATCGAAGTAACCGACGGCGGTTGTTCCGGCTTGTCCTATGGGCTGCGTTTGGAGGCCAAAGAAAGTCAAGACGATACCGTGATCGATTGCGGCGAAGTCAAGGTATTCGTCGATCCGCTCAGTTTGCCGAAATTGGACGGCATGTCGATCGATTTCGTCGATAGTCTGGACGGCTCCGGCTTCAAGTTCACCAATCCGAATGCAGTGAAAAGCTGCGTATGCGGTTCGTCGTTTACTACCGGCGACGCGTTGCGCTTGACCTTGAAAGTCAACGAAGAATCAGAGGTGATCGAGGACGCCGGTTTCCAAACCTTCGGCTGCGGCTCGGCGATCGCTTCGTCGTCGGTGCTGACCGAAATCATCAAAGGCATGACGCTCGATGATGCGCTAAAAGTCAGCAATCAGGACATCGCGAACGAGTTGGACGGGCTGCCGCCGGAAAAAATGCATTGTTCGGTGATGGGACGCGAAGCCTTGCAAGCCGCCGTCGCGAATTATCGGGGCGAGGAGTGGGAGGACGATCACGAAGAAGGCGCGCTGATCTGTAAATGTTTCGCGATCGATGCGGTGATGATCGAAGAAATGGTATGGGCCAACAAATTGCGCACGGTCGAGGACGTCACCAACTTCACGAAGGCGGGCGGCGGCTGCGCGGCTTGTCATGAAGACATCGAAGGCATACTCGAGCGGGTCTTGAAGGAACGCGGCGAGACCTTCGATCCGGATGCCGCGCCGATCGAAGCCGTCGTGATGGAGAAAAAACCGCTGACCAATCTGCAGCGCATCAAGAAAATCGAGGAAGTACTCGAATCGCTGCGTCCGCAATTGATGGCCGACGGCGGCGACGTCGAGTTGGTCGAAGTCGTCGACAACACCGCCTATATCAACATGACGGGCGCTTGCAGCGGCTGCCAAATGGCCGCGATGACGATCGCCGGCATACAACAGCGCTTGATGGAAGTCTTGGGCGAATTCATTCGCGTTATTCCTGCCTCGCAAATGCCTAAGGTCGCTGTCGCGGCGGGAGGCTGA